Proteins encoded by one window of Bauldia sp.:
- a CDS encoding FRG domain-containing protein yields the protein MQGQWIGKYQGSNSGTAVVDLDDFGDHLEGNAYVFDDDPKLPGTLAFVRTVDQSPKQTLELRLTPLHPFTGDILPREQLPEIAPGVFHPETATATFEIKGNTLIVSWTTSVGTTGVAALAKSRSAEPSDYAPEDSVKSWDQFKAHASSIEPERFVFRGQGTTHRLRTAFHRSKRKDLIRFMNQDIPTLHQILSARTKHLFNLNDPQHNAAFYNLVQHHGYPTPLLDWTRSPFVAAYFAFRTDRVPRDANDETVRVFMFDSTAWRNDFNQILKVTFARPHFSLLHALAIENDRAIPQQALSSVTNLDDIESYIRQREAENQKRYLRVFDIPRAEREAVLRDLRMMGITAGSMFPGFDGACEEIRTRLFGNDRVAVA from the coding sequence ATGCAAGGCCAATGGATAGGAAAGTATCAGGGCAGCAATTCTGGTACGGCGGTTGTTGATCTGGACGATTTTGGTGATCACCTCGAAGGCAACGCATACGTCTTTGACGATGATCCCAAACTGCCGGGCACTTTGGCCTTCGTCCGGACAGTGGATCAAAGCCCGAAGCAAACTCTTGAGCTTCGGCTGACGCCGCTACACCCGTTTACCGGCGACATACTTCCACGAGAGCAGCTGCCGGAAATCGCGCCCGGCGTCTTTCATCCCGAAACGGCCACGGCAACTTTTGAGATAAAAGGCAACACGCTCATAGTTTCGTGGACAACGTCTGTAGGCACTACCGGCGTCGCCGCGCTCGCTAAGAGCCGCAGTGCCGAGCCATCGGACTATGCCCCGGAGGATAGCGTCAAGAGTTGGGACCAGTTCAAGGCCCACGCCTCCTCAATTGAACCTGAACGTTTTGTCTTCCGCGGCCAAGGAACGACGCACCGTCTGAGGACTGCCTTTCATCGCTCAAAAAGAAAGGACCTCATACGATTCATGAATCAAGACATCCCCACGCTTCACCAGATTTTGTCTGCCAGAACCAAGCATCTGTTTAATCTCAACGATCCTCAGCACAACGCGGCGTTCTACAACCTCGTCCAGCACCACGGCTATCCGACTCCGTTGCTTGATTGGACGCGTTCTCCGTTCGTGGCCGCTTACTTTGCGTTCCGAACTGACCGGGTACCGCGAGATGCCAACGACGAGACCGTGCGGGTTTTCATGTTCGATTCCACTGCCTGGCGAAATGATTTCAATCAGATTTTGAAAGTTACCTTTGCTCGGCCGCATTTTTCTCTTCTGCATGCTCTCGCCATCGAAAATGACCGCGCGATCCCGCAGCAGGCTCTATCAAGTGTGACTAATCTCGATGACATAGAATCGTACATTCGACAGCGCGAGGCTGAGAACCAAAAGCGTTACCTGAGAGTGTTCGACATACCTCGCGCCGAGCGTGAAGCTGTTCTCCGGGATCTTCGGATGATGGGGATTACAGCAGGTTCGATGTTTCCCGGATTCGATGGAGCGTGTGAGGAAATTAGAACACGTCTCTTTGGTAATGATCGCGTCGCCGTCGCGTAA
- a CDS encoding integrase arm-type DNA-binding domain-containing protein, producing MAKTLTVRQIAALTEPGKYRAGRNLLLQISSSKTKAWIFRYTRNGKTQDMGLGRLDDVSLAKANADAHRYRQLLADNKDPITERRIERQQVAPKTFREFAKEFVKRQRAGWRNPKTATQFIKTLERHAFDTIGDLPVHEVNTDHLVKILEPIWSTIPVMADHVRTNIAVVLDAAKAKHLRHGDNPARWAGTLEHLFPRKGKVRKPKHHAALDYKAVPEFMKALRQRHTIAGRALEFTILTAARTNETILARWPDIDVKTKTWTVPAERMKNGEPHRVPLSSRALAILSKLPREAGNEYVFVGTRYALGLSNMAMLKLIWKLKPGATVHGFRAAFRGWATVVAKARHEVAEAALSHLVGDKTVRAYQREDFLDERRELMAGWDQFCASKS from the coding sequence ATGGCCAAGACGCTGACCGTTCGACAAATCGCGGCGCTGACCGAGCCGGGGAAGTATCGCGCCGGCCGCAACCTGCTTCTGCAAATCAGCAGTTCGAAGACCAAGGCGTGGATCTTCCGCTACACCCGCAATGGCAAAACCCAGGACATGGGTTTAGGCCGCCTCGATGATGTGTCGTTGGCAAAGGCCAACGCGGACGCGCACCGTTACCGCCAGCTGCTGGCTGATAACAAAGACCCCATCACCGAGCGGCGGATTGAGCGGCAACAGGTGGCGCCGAAAACCTTCCGCGAATTCGCGAAGGAATTCGTCAAGCGCCAACGGGCCGGGTGGCGGAATCCGAAAACCGCCACCCAATTCATCAAGACGTTGGAGCGCCACGCCTTTGACACCATAGGCGACCTGCCGGTGCACGAGGTGAATACCGACCACCTCGTGAAAATACTTGAGCCCATTTGGTCGACGATCCCGGTGATGGCCGATCACGTACGCACCAACATCGCTGTCGTACTCGATGCCGCGAAGGCGAAGCACCTCAGGCACGGCGATAACCCCGCCCGCTGGGCCGGCACGCTGGAGCATCTGTTCCCGCGCAAGGGGAAGGTGCGCAAGCCAAAGCATCACGCTGCGCTCGACTACAAAGCGGTTCCTGAATTCATGAAGGCGCTGCGGCAGCGCCACACCATCGCCGGCCGCGCCCTCGAATTCACAATCCTGACTGCCGCCAGAACGAATGAAACCATCCTTGCCCGGTGGCCCGACATCGACGTTAAAACGAAAACATGGACCGTGCCCGCCGAGCGGATGAAAAACGGCGAGCCGCATCGCGTGCCGCTTTCCTCGCGCGCGCTGGCGATCTTGTCCAAGCTGCCGCGCGAGGCTGGCAATGAATATGTGTTCGTCGGGACGCGGTACGCGCTGGGCCTTTCGAACATGGCGATGTTGAAGCTGATCTGGAAACTAAAGCCGGGCGCGACGGTGCACGGCTTCAGAGCCGCGTTCCGCGGCTGGGCAACGGTGGTCGCAAAGGCGCGTCATGAAGTTGCCGAGGCAGCGCTATCACACCTCGTCGGCGACAAAACTGTGCGGGCATATCAACGCGAAGATTTCCTCGACGAGCGCCGCGAGCTGATGGCTGGCTGGGATCAGTTTTGCGCCTCCAAAAGCTAG
- a CDS encoding sigma-70 family RNA polymerase sigma factor: MNNSRVLLRPATADAPRTRAELKVENYLRLAVKWANRYSRTLGFDEAFSIAQAALVEAGQKWEAERGSFFLIAHEVIRTRLWLEWQRRHRRARINLPSLAVNEDGEEFDLAEHTADPNTPTPEEALIAADERERAERIVAKLLPQLDERERLIVTRLYLDDEDARGHSQNKRERRVATLAELATELGITHQRVQQLEVGLLKRLREAVVTGRAVRKLSQNVPRAPMPSEQVIGAATLLATHG, from the coding sequence ATGAACAACTCACGAGTCTTGTTGCGACCAGCAACGGCCGACGCGCCGCGCACCCGTGCGGAGCTGAAGGTCGAGAACTATCTGCGTCTCGCGGTCAAATGGGCAAACAGATATTCGCGGACGCTCGGCTTCGACGAAGCTTTCAGCATCGCTCAGGCGGCGCTCGTTGAGGCTGGACAGAAATGGGAGGCCGAACGCGGTTCCTTCTTTTTGATCGCGCACGAAGTCATCCGAACAAGGCTCTGGCTTGAGTGGCAACGGCGCCACCGCCGTGCCCGCATCAACCTCCCATCTCTTGCGGTGAACGAAGATGGCGAGGAGTTCGACCTTGCCGAACACACCGCCGATCCGAACACCCCGACGCCCGAGGAAGCACTAATCGCTGCAGACGAGCGCGAGCGCGCCGAGCGCATCGTCGCCAAGCTGCTGCCGCAGCTTGATGAGCGAGAGCGCCTCATTGTCACCCGCCTTTATTTAGATGACGAAGATGCTCGGGGTCACAGCCAAAACAAACGTGAGCGGCGCGTCGCCACGTTGGCGGAGTTGGCCACGGAGCTGGGCATCACGCATCAGCGGGTGCAGCAGCTGGAGGTGGGCCTGCTAAAGCGGCTGCGCGAAGCGGTCGTTACCGGGCGGGCAGTGCGCAAGCTGAGTCAGAACGTGCCGCGGGCGCCCATGCCTAGCGAACAAGTCATAGGTGCAGCAACACTGCTGGCGACCCACGGGTAA
- a CDS encoding AlpA family phage regulatory protein, which produces MSIVFLRRSDVKRRVAIKADSTFDDLRRRDATFPRAIFPFGTRTPIWTEDSIEQWQAERIADRDAQTNGGK; this is translated from the coding sequence GTGTCGATAGTTTTCCTGCGTCGTAGCGACGTTAAGCGTCGCGTTGCCATCAAAGCTGACAGCACGTTCGACGACCTGCGACGTCGCGATGCAACTTTTCCAAGAGCAATTTTCCCGTTCGGCACTCGAACGCCGATCTGGACTGAGGATTCAATCGAGCAATGGCAAGCCGAACGCATCGCCGACCGCGATGCGCAAACCAATGGAGGAAAGTGA
- a CDS encoding DUF1499 domain-containing protein → MSARMYQERSRLAGWSSYFAALSIPVLIIAAVGHRAGLLDSTPTYGAIALGFTLAMLAVLAALAAFVAIWREGKRGVGTAVRGCLVGLLVLIIPAVGAWKVVTDPRLTDISTDLANPPRFDRAYFDRGPADATIVEPGPAEAAAQKEAYPDIVPRHYPVSTARVYLEAKAIVDRNGWQVLAAREPTEQNPSGSIEAVAQTLIFAFRQDVVIRIVPDGDGTRVDMRSAARNAAHDLGSDADRVRSFFGDLDTALEGVSGTS, encoded by the coding sequence ATGAGCGCGCGGATGTACCAGGAGCGGTCGCGCCTTGCCGGCTGGAGTTCCTATTTCGCCGCCTTGTCGATCCCGGTCCTGATCATCGCCGCCGTCGGCCACCGCGCCGGCCTGCTCGACTCCACGCCGACATACGGCGCCATCGCGCTGGGCTTCACGCTGGCGATGCTCGCGGTGCTGGCGGCGCTCGCCGCCTTCGTCGCCATCTGGCGCGAGGGCAAGCGCGGCGTGGGCACCGCCGTCCGCGGCTGCCTCGTCGGCCTGCTGGTGCTGATCATCCCGGCGGTCGGCGCCTGGAAGGTGGTCACCGACCCGCGCCTCACCGATATTTCCACCGACCTCGCCAATCCGCCACGCTTCGACCGCGCCTATTTCGACCGCGGCCCCGCCGACGCCACCATCGTCGAGCCCGGCCCGGCGGAGGCCGCGGCGCAGAAGGAGGCCTACCCGGACATCGTCCCGCGCCACTATCCGGTATCGACGGCGCGCGTCTATCTCGAGGCCAAGGCCATCGTCGACCGTAATGGCTGGCAGGTGCTTGCCGCGCGGGAGCCGACCGAGCAGAACCCGTCCGGCTCGATCGAGGCGGTCGCCCAGACGCTGATCTTCGCGTTCCGGCAGGACGTCGTCATCCGCATCGTCCCCGACGGCGACGGCACCCGCGTCGACATGCGCTCCGCCGCCCGCAACGCCGCCCACGATCTGGGCTCCGACGCCGACCGCGTGCGCAGCTTCTTCGGCGATCTCGACACGGCGCTGGAAGGCGTCAGCGGCACGTCATAG
- a CDS encoding capsid cement protein, whose protein sequence is MRNYVQQGDTLLVTAPESTDDDGGVSGDGVLVGDLFGVAATDFDAGGDVEIMVTGVFDLPKATPEVWAQGARLYWNNSTKRVTTTVGSNTLIGHATAAAGSTATVGRVRLNGAA, encoded by the coding sequence ATGCGTAACTATGTGCAGCAAGGCGACACGCTACTCGTCACCGCGCCCGAGTCCACCGACGATGACGGCGGCGTGTCGGGCGACGGCGTTCTGGTCGGCGATCTGTTCGGCGTTGCCGCAACCGACTTCGATGCCGGTGGCGATGTCGAAATCATGGTCACCGGAGTCTTTGATCTGCCCAAGGCCACGCCCGAGGTGTGGGCTCAAGGCGCACGCCTTTACTGGAACAACTCGACCAAGCGCGTCACCACGACCGTTGGCAGCAACACGCTGATCGGCCACGCCACCGCGGCCGCTGGCTCGACCGCCACCGTTGGCCGCGTGCGCCTCAACGGCGCGGCCTAA
- a CDS encoding bifunctional DNA primase/polymerase — MTAPGLSEAAAFYAAAGYRVFPCVPGGKEPLTPNGFLNASADAAVVARWWRRWPAANIGLALSPSGLVALDIDSYKDGCEWSSFIAGKELPDTWAQVSGRGGTHYIFTAPAGHRFPGKLAQFVEIKAAGYVLLAPSMFDGRRYERLNHFRPAPAPAWLLNAAAGTVTSISNAGMMDAEALEVFLAGLDPRAHAQHDDWFSIMCACHHVTAGKAEEAFVRWSAGNTTFAHLSREVVRRWRSLGRRPGNTVGTLIRALRDDGEDTLADKLIWLSLKYDDEEVFPAEDASNMEFQTDRERVALTDKFVGDNNANN, encoded by the coding sequence ATGACGGCGCCCGGCCTTAGTGAGGCCGCGGCCTTCTATGCCGCGGCGGGTTATCGCGTGTTCCCATGCGTGCCCGGCGGCAAGGAGCCGCTTACACCGAACGGCTTTCTCAACGCGTCGGCCGACGCGGCCGTAGTCGCGCGCTGGTGGCGCCGCTGGCCGGCCGCTAACATCGGACTCGCCCTATCGCCGAGCGGCCTCGTTGCGCTCGACATCGATTCGTACAAAGACGGTTGCGAGTGGAGCTCGTTTATCGCCGGCAAGGAGCTGCCTGATACCTGGGCTCAGGTTTCGGGACGTGGCGGCACCCACTATATTTTCACCGCGCCCGCGGGGCACCGCTTCCCCGGCAAGCTGGCCCAATTCGTCGAGATCAAAGCCGCGGGCTACGTCCTGCTGGCGCCGTCGATGTTCGACGGGCGCCGCTACGAGCGTCTGAATCATTTCCGCCCGGCGCCTGCACCCGCGTGGCTGCTGAATGCCGCGGCGGGCACCGTCACATCGATCAGCAATGCCGGCATGATGGACGCGGAGGCGCTTGAAGTGTTCCTCGCCGGCCTCGATCCGCGGGCACATGCCCAGCATGATGATTGGTTCTCGATCATGTGCGCTTGCCATCACGTCACCGCGGGCAAGGCCGAGGAGGCTTTCGTACGGTGGTCCGCCGGCAACACAACCTTCGCCCACCTGAGCCGCGAGGTGGTCCGCCGCTGGCGCAGCCTCGGCCGGCGCCCCGGCAACACCGTGGGTACCCTAATCCGGGCGCTTCGAGATGATGGCGAGGACACGCTCGCCGACAAGCTGATCTGGCTATCGCTGAAATACGACGACGAGGAAGTGTTCCCTGCCGAGGACGCCAGCAACATGGAATTTCAAACCGACCGCGAACGTGTCGCGCTGACCGACAAATTTGTAGGAGACAACAATGCCAATAACTAA
- a CDS encoding head maturation protease, ClpP-related — protein sequence MPKQIKISFDGIVGEGANTAAEVRAALRAGGPVAVAINSPGGIATEGLAIYNLLKAHAGRVDVTVDALAASAASLIAMAGDSITMREGSLMMIHDPAGITIGTAAAHEKSRDVLNKMGDQFAKIYAQRSGQSEDEARALMLDETWMDSSEAIDLGFASAASDKRATANAPTFDYRMFKHAPATLLALSPPQSKRKTPMAKKPATVPADDDDEVVVDVTGDILNRAATAKLSAAEAAEIVLLAKGSLDKARDLIIDKVAANAGDQRHAHSIRVGEDAGGDEAGFADAMADQFQAKLQGRPATGAGKIFNGSSNLDLAKEFLKAHSISLRARDPASILGAAFKARRPFMSAGFETTSDLSSLLGDGMNRELTRLFAAAEPGVVAIAGAGQLSDYREAERVATTSFPSLEKVLEAGEITWSAISDHGEKIRVANYARAVAVSIEVLTNDSLQGVQRAIRDISVATQNLRAKLVIDALTTTTMSDGFTLIDDANHGNVVDEGAPSVPALSAMRSKMRLQKSLDGTTVLGLTPSTILVPAALETQAEIIAAAIAATSVSEVNPFTNLKVAVDPRLDAIDNGAWYVAADASIQPAIELATLTSTPTPRLEVADPASFDRLGTAFRVWFAVGAAPLEFRSIVKNTGNGGTDD from the coding sequence ATGCCCAAGCAGATCAAGATCAGTTTCGATGGAATTGTCGGCGAGGGCGCCAACACCGCAGCTGAGGTGCGCGCTGCCCTCCGGGCCGGCGGCCCGGTTGCCGTTGCGATCAACAGCCCGGGCGGCATCGCGACCGAAGGGCTGGCCATCTACAATTTGCTCAAGGCCCACGCCGGCCGCGTTGACGTGACAGTCGACGCCTTGGCGGCCTCCGCTGCGTCCCTGATCGCGATGGCGGGCGATAGCATCACCATGCGCGAAGGCTCGCTCATGATGATTCATGATCCTGCTGGCATCACCATCGGGACCGCGGCCGCGCACGAAAAGAGTCGCGACGTCCTGAACAAGATGGGCGACCAGTTCGCCAAGATTTACGCGCAGCGCAGTGGCCAGTCGGAAGACGAGGCGCGGGCGCTGATGCTCGATGAGACGTGGATGGATTCATCCGAGGCGATCGATCTCGGCTTCGCCTCGGCGGCATCCGACAAACGCGCGACCGCGAACGCGCCGACCTTCGACTACCGAATGTTCAAACACGCGCCAGCGACCCTGCTCGCGCTTTCCCCTCCGCAATCGAAAAGGAAAACTCCCATGGCCAAGAAGCCCGCGACCGTGCCGGCCGATGACGACGACGAAGTCGTTGTCGATGTGACCGGCGACATTCTCAACCGCGCTGCAACCGCTAAGCTGTCCGCCGCGGAGGCTGCCGAAATCGTCCTGCTGGCCAAGGGCTCGCTCGACAAGGCGCGTGATCTGATCATCGACAAGGTCGCCGCCAACGCTGGGGACCAGCGCCACGCTCACAGCATTCGCGTGGGCGAGGATGCCGGCGGCGATGAAGCCGGCTTCGCTGACGCAATGGCTGATCAGTTTCAGGCGAAACTTCAGGGCCGCCCCGCGACCGGCGCCGGCAAGATCTTCAACGGTTCATCGAACCTCGACCTCGCCAAGGAATTCCTGAAGGCCCACAGCATCTCGCTGCGCGCTCGCGACCCGGCCAGCATCCTCGGCGCCGCATTCAAGGCCCGGCGGCCTTTCATGTCGGCAGGTTTTGAAACTACCAGCGACCTGTCCTCGCTGTTGGGCGACGGCATGAACCGCGAGCTGACGCGCCTGTTCGCAGCCGCTGAACCCGGCGTGGTTGCCATTGCTGGCGCTGGTCAGCTTAGCGACTACCGCGAAGCAGAACGTGTCGCGACAACTTCCTTTCCAAGCCTCGAAAAAGTTTTGGAGGCGGGTGAGATCACATGGTCGGCTATCAGCGACCACGGCGAGAAAATCCGCGTAGCCAATTACGCACGGGCCGTGGCGGTCAGCATCGAGGTCTTAACGAACGACAGTCTTCAAGGTGTGCAGCGCGCCATCCGCGACATCAGCGTCGCGACCCAGAACCTCCGCGCCAAATTGGTCATCGACGCATTGACGACCACGACTATGTCGGACGGCTTTACGCTGATCGACGACGCCAATCACGGCAATGTGGTCGATGAGGGTGCGCCCTCCGTGCCGGCGTTGTCGGCCATGCGCTCGAAGATGCGGCTCCAGAAATCTCTCGACGGCACGACCGTTCTTGGCTTGACGCCTTCGACGATTCTTGTTCCGGCGGCCTTGGAGACGCAGGCCGAAATCATCGCGGCCGCAATCGCGGCGACGAGCGTTAGCGAAGTCAATCCGTTTACGAATCTGAAGGTGGCGGTCGATCCGCGATTGGACGCTATCGACAACGGGGCGTGGTACGTCGCCGCTGACGCCAGCATCCAGCCGGCCATCGAGCTAGCCACGCTCACTAGCACGCCGACGCCGCGACTCGAAGTTGCCGACCCGGCGAGTTTTGATCGCCTCGGAACGGCGTTCCGAGTCTGGTTCGCGGTAGGCGCCGCGCCTTTGGAATTCCGCTCCATCGTCAAGAACACCGGCAACGGCGGCACGGACGACTAA